One window of the Dreissena polymorpha isolate Duluth1 chromosome 5, UMN_Dpol_1.0, whole genome shotgun sequence genome contains the following:
- the LOC127880483 gene encoding uncharacterized protein KIAA1958 homolog, with the protein MSDEFDKVNFSLTWDELNTEHEQQATEVELTLSQFQEQYGFDPSIFFTNEIELTIENETSPSSNAPSSSNVFPPTLDLHENKEFLDVNLTDVGDFIVQNENKKTVSKTLSDINKFKRFLMSKAESKEIHHIEPTLLDEYLATFLLSLKKSNGTDFEPSSLRGIIASVDRYLKRHRYGCSVMTGTGAQFALTRDTYNAKKKSLKKQGMGNRPREAHPLSDTDIDLLWEKGILGTESPKALLNTVWLNNCLHFGLRGTTEQYNLRWGDVRLRVDSNGVEYLELNERQTKTRTGENIADIRKVSPKMFGTSGPRNPVLIYKLYSNMRPSDFSSDQHPLYLATRTIDTASQWFLRQQLGVNKLGQMLKAMAKDAGFPEHKRITNHSFRKFLVQKLRNANIPPTEIMAITGHKNVQSITNYSTISVEQQQKCSNILAQSSKCNKQTASSCSPSCTETMVEMQPTQPLSTVEQVDLDFRPTQSLHQQMSFSRSNNFASQFFGATFHIQNFNVNN; encoded by the exons atgtctgacgaatttgacaaagtcaatttctcattaacttgggatgaattaaatactgaacatgagcaacaagcaactgaagtggaattaacactaagccagttccaggaacaatatgggtttgatccatctatttttttcacaaatgaaattgaattgaccattgagaatgaaaccagccccagtagtaacgcaccatccagtagcaatgtcttccccccaactttagatctgcatgagaataaagagttcttagatgttaacctcactgatgttggtgatttcattgtccaaaatgaaaataaaaagactgtatcgaagaccttgtctgacataaacaaatttaaaaggtttcttatgtcaaaagctgaatcaaaagaaatccaccacatagaaccaactcttcttgatgagtatttggccactttcctgttgtcccttaaaaagtcaaatggcacagattttgaaccaagctccctccgtggcatcattgctagtgttgacaggtacctgaaacgacatcgctatggatgttcagtcatgacagggactggagcccaatttgcactcacaagggacacctacaatgcaaagaaaaaaagtcttaagaaacag ggtATGGGAAACCGTCCTAGGGAGGCCCATCCGCTGAGTGATACCGACATCGATCTGCTCTGGGAGAAGGGGATCCTTGGCACGGAGTCTCCGAAAGCCTTGTTAAATACAGTCTGGTTGAACAACTGCCTTCATTTTGGCTTGCGAGGTACAacggagcaatacaatttgcg gtggggagacgtccgcctccgtgtagactcgaatggtgtcgagtatctcgagttaaacgagcggcaaacgaaaacgcgcacaggagagaacatcgctgacataagaaaagtgtctcccaagatgttcggcacttctggaccaagaaatcccgtgttaatttacaagctgtactcgaatatgcgtccatctgatttttcttcagatcAGCACCCTTTATACCTGGCAACACGTAcaattgacactgcatcccagtggttcttgcgtcaacaattgggtgtcaacaagctgggtcagatgctgaaggccatggcaaaagacgccggctttcccgagcacaagagaataaccaaccactcatttcgcaaattcctggtccaaaaacttcgaaatgcaaacattccacccactgaaatcatggccataacagggcacaaaaatgtccagtccataaccaattattccaccatatctgttgaacagcagcaaaagtgttccaacattcttgctcagtccagtaaatgtaacaaacaaacagcttcctcttgttcaccttcatgcactgaaactatggtcgaaatgcagcctacacaaccactgtctaccgttgaacaagttgatcttgattttcgtcccacccagtcacttcaccagcaaatgtctttctctcgttcgaacaactttgcctcacaattctttggtgccactttccacattcaaaattttaatgtgaataattag